The following DNA comes from Methanobacterium alcaliphilum.
CAATGTGAGAGTTATGGATAATAATTCTGTTAATTCATTAAAAAAAGGTGAAAAAGCAGCAAAGTACTCTGCTTATACTAATCTGATTTTGGCAGTGATTAAAGGAATTGTAGGGATATTGGCTGGGAGTGTTGCTTTAGTAGCAGATTCTATTCATTCATTCTCTGATATTTTTTCATCACTGGCGGTTTATGTGGGGTTAAAAATTTCCCAGAAAAAACCAGATCAAAAATTCCCTTATGGTTATTATAAAGTGGAAACTTTGGTTTCTTTAATAATATCTGTCCTGATAGTCATTACTGGTTTTGAAATTGCTTTTGAATCATTTAATGATTTTTTAAATCCATCAACTATAGAATTTCCCATAGTCAGTCTTTTAACAGCTATTTTATCAGTTGTAGTTTCTTATTATCTGGCAAAATATAAAGAAAAGATTGGTAAAGAAATAGGATCTCAAGCACTCCTCAATGATGGAAAACATTCTATGGTGGATGTGTTTTCATCTTTAATAGTATTTTTAGGAATTTTTGCTTCATATATTGGATATGTTAGTATACAAGGTATTTCTGGACTGATGGTATCCTTTTTAATTATATATATTGGCGCAAAATTAGGTAAAAATGATATTTTGGTTTTGTTAGATGCGGCTATTGATCCAGAAAAAGTGGAACTAATTAAAAAAACTGCTTTAAGTATTGAGGGTGTTGTAGGGTTACATGATATTAAAATAAGAAGATCAGGACCATATATTTTTGTAGAAATCCATTTAGAACTTAAAAGAGGAGAATCAGTAAAAAAAGCCCGTGATATAACTATTCAAGTGGAAAAAAACATAAAAAATCAAATACATGAATTAGATCATATAATAATCCAAAGTGAACCCGTTCAAAAGAATTATCAAATGATTGCTGTACCCTTAATAGATGACCAAGGACTTTCTTCAAAAATAACTCCTCATTTTGGTAAAGCTAAGTTTTTTATAATTGCCAAAGTCAAAGGAGGTACAATTGAAAGTTTCATGATAAAAAAAAATCCAGCAATAAGTTCTGAAACAAAAAAAGGAATTAAAGCTGCTGAACTTTTAAAAGAGGAAAATGTTGATGTGTTGGTGATAGAACATCTTTCTGAAGGCCCTAAATATGTTTTATCTGATTATTTGTTAGGTACCTCAAATGTAAATGGTGATAATTTGGAAGAAATAATCCTTAATGCATTTAACTCATTTGAAAATTAATTTTAGATATTGGATTTAAAATTGGAAATTAATCACATTTTCTATTTTTAAGTAAATATGTAACTGCTTGAATATGTTGTGATTGTGATTGAACTTCTTTTAATAGGGACTTAAAGAGGTCATCACTCATTGCAACAGGTAT
Coding sequences within:
- a CDS encoding cation diffusion facilitator family transporter — protein: MDNNSVNSLKKGEKAAKYSAYTNLILAVIKGIVGILAGSVALVADSIHSFSDIFSSLAVYVGLKISQKKPDQKFPYGYYKVETLVSLIISVLIVITGFEIAFESFNDFLNPSTIEFPIVSLLTAILSVVVSYYLAKYKEKIGKEIGSQALLNDGKHSMVDVFSSLIVFLGIFASYIGYVSIQGISGLMVSFLIIYIGAKLGKNDILVLLDAAIDPEKVELIKKTALSIEGVVGLHDIKIRRSGPYIFVEIHLELKRGESVKKARDITIQVEKNIKNQIHELDHIIIQSEPVQKNYQMIAVPLIDDQGLSSKITPHFGKAKFFIIAKVKGGTIESFMIKKNPAISSETKKGIKAAELLKEENVDVLVIEHLSEGPKYVLSDYLLGTSNVNGDNLEEIILNAFNSFEN